In the Flavobacteriales bacterium genome, ATCCTGCTGAGCCCGTGGATGCCCTTGGCCTTCGCGGGCGCCAGGCCGCAGGGCCGGATGATGTCCTCGATCTGCTGCACGCTCAGCTTCACCATCTGCTGCGGGGTGCGCGCCTTGGCGAACAGCAGCGGCGTGATCTCGTTCACCTTCCTGTCCGTGCACTGCGCGCTCAGCACCACGGCCACCAGCAGCGTGTATGCGTCCTCATGGTCGAGGGGGATGGACGTGCGCGGGTAGAGGTCGGCGAGCTTCTGCGCGACGAAGGCGGCTTTCTCGGCGCGGGTCATCGGTGCGAAGGAACAACGCTCACCGGATCCGTTCGCTCAGGTGGGCGCATCGACCGTGCGCCTTTTCGATGTGCTGGTGGTCCTGCGGCCGCTGCCAGCGGCCGCCCCAGGTCCAGCCGTGGGGGGTCAGGTGCTTCAGGATGCGGGCGCGGGTGAGGGTGCCCGGTCGCGCCGGGTCGTAGCGTCCGCTGGCGGGTTCGCGAAGCACGCCATCCGGTCCCTGTTTCACCA is a window encoding:
- a CDS encoding M15 family metallopeptidase — translated: MPETSKHAQGIAIDINPLLNPLVKQGPDGVLREPASGRYDPARPGTLTRARILKHLTPHGWTWGGRWQRPQDHQHIEKAHGRCAHLSERIR